The DNA sequence ATTGCGAAGATTCGGACATGGCGATCCTGGCCATGGATACCTGGGGCGCAACTGACCTGCCCCGCCAATCCTGGCCGCTATGCCGACAATTTGGTGCTGCAGATTTTGGAGACGCGTTAAATGGCGCATAACGAAGCAGTCGATGTAGTTCTGGTAGGGGCCGGCATCATGAGTGCCACCCTGGCCGTACTGCTCAAGGAGCTCGACCCCGCGATCTCGCTGGAAGTCGTCGAGCTGATGGATTCCGGCGCTGCGGAGAGTTCCAATCCGTGGAACAACGCCGGTACCGGCCACGCCGGGCTGTGTGAGCTCAATTACACGCCCCAGGCAGCCGATGGCAGTGTCGACATCAAGAAAGCCGTGCACATCAACACCCAGTTCGAGGTGTCGAAGCAGTTCTGGACGTACCTGACCCAAAAAGGCACGTTCGGTTCATCCAAATCGTTCATTGCCCCAGTGCCACACCTGAGTTTCGTGCAGGGCGAGAAAGGCGTGTCGTTCCTGAAGAAGCGCTTCGAACTGATGAGCCAGCACCACGCCTTCGCTGATATGGAATACACCGAGGACAAGGCCAAGATGGCCGAGTGGATGCCGCTGATGATGCCAGGCCGGCCGGCTGACGAAGTCATTGCCGCCACCCGTATCATGAAGGGCACCGACGTCAACTTCGGCGCCCTGACCAATCAGTTGCTCAAGCACCTGACCAGCGCCCCGGACACCCAGGTCAAATACTGCAAGCGCGTCACAGGTCTCAAGCGTAATGGCAGTGGCTGGACGGTGAGCATCAAAGACGTGAATTCCGGCAGCAGCCGTGAAGTCGATGCCAAATTCGTGTTCCTGGGCGCCGGCGGCGCGGCGTTGCCGCTGCTCCAAGCCTCGGGTATCGAAGAGAGCAAGGGTTTCGGCGGTTTCCCGGTCAGCGGCCAGTGGCTGCGTTGCGACAATCCGGAAGTGGTCAAGCACCACCAGGCCAAGGTCTACAGCCAGGCAGCGGTGGGCTCGCCGCCGATGTCGGTGCCGCACTTGGACACCCGCGTGGTCGATGGCAAGAAATCCCTGCTGTTCGGGCCTTACGCCGGTTTCACCACCAAGTTCCTCAAGCACGGTTCGATCATGGACCTGCCGCTGTCGGTGCGCGCTGGCAACATCGGCCCGATGCTGGCCGTGGCCCGGGACAACATGGACCTGACCAAGTACCTGATCAGCGAAGTGATGCAGTCCATGGAGCAACGCCTGGAATCCCTGCGCCGCTTCTATCCTGAAGCGAAAGCCGAGGACTGGCGCCTGGAAGTGGCCGGCCAACGGGTGCAGATCATCAAGAAAGATCCGAAGAAAGGCGGCGTCCTGCAGTTCGGCACCGAACTGGTGGCGGCCAAGGACGGCACCCTCGCCGCCCTGCTCGGCGCATCGCCAGGCGCTTCGGTGACCGTTTCGATCATGCTGGAACTGATCGAGCGCTGCTTCCCGGACAAGGCCAAGGGTGAGTGGGCTGCCAAGCTCGCACAAATCTTCCCGGCCCGGGAAAAAGTGTTGGAAACCGACGCAGCGCTGTATCGCAAGATCAACGCGCAGAACAACATCGCCCTGGAACTGGTTGAAGAAAGCAGCGAGACCCAAAGCTACGCTTGATTCGACCGCATAAAAAGAACGCCCCTGTCTCCATGAGAGCGGGGCGTTTTTTTATGGGAGAAGCTTATCGTGGCGAGGGAGCTTGCTCCCGCAGGCCCTGCGAAGCAGGCCCAGGATCAATCAGCCGCGAGCCTTCTCGATCAACTCGATGTATTCCTCGGCATTACGCTGGTCGCGCACCTGCGCCACGAAATCGTTGCCCTGCTCATCCTTGCCATTAAGGTCGTAACCGGCCTCGACGAAAAACGTCAGGAAGCGCTCGAAGTCGTCGACCCGCAAGCCACGGTAGGCCTTGATCAGCTTGTGCAGCGACGGCGAAGTGGCATCGATCGGCTCGAAATTGAGGAACAGCTTGATCTGTTCATCGCCAATCTCGTCACCAATCACTTGTTTCTTGTCTTTACGCATTGCCGGCTCCAGCTCGCACAGTTCACGGGGCGGGCAGTTTACCCCCGGCGGGCCTCAAGGCTCAACGCGGGCGTTCGGCGCCGGTGTGCAGGTCGGCCCAGATATGGCCGTTGGCGTAGCTGAGAAACTGCACATACACCGTGTCGTTGCGCAGCAGATCGATGATTACCCGGTACTGAGCCTGTGGATAAGACAGGGTCAGGGTCCTGCTCGCTTCGTCAAACACCGGTTTTTTCAGGCTTTTGTTCTCGCCATCAAAGTTAAGGATCACCTGGTTGATGGTGGCGCCTTTATTCATGGGCTTGCCCTTGAGGCGTACCAGCAGCGGCGAAGTCACAGGGATCGGTTGTTGGTTGGACTGGCGCTGATTACCCAGTACCACCGAGTATTCGGTAACTTGCAGCAATTGCTGCTGTTGCGGCTGCTCCTGCCGCACCATCAGGTCATCGGGCGGCAGGAACTGGCTGTGCATCGGCGCGGCAACGGCCACCAGGGGCAGGCTGGACATTAGCAGCAGAGCGGCGCAGCGGCGGATCGATACACTCATGACAGGCTCCGGGGTCTTGGACCGGCACTCTAGCATGAGCAAGAACGGTAGAAATAAACGATCCAGGTCAATACATCGGCGCAACGGGCGCGGCATACTCAAGGAGCCATCAGCCCTGATGTCATCGTGGCGAGGGAGCTTGCTCCCGCTGGGTGGCGAAGCCGCCCCAAAATGGATTGACGCGATCCTTCAGACGGAACGCGTCAGCCGGTTTTACGACGGCTGCGCCGCCGAGCGGGAGCAAGCTCCCTCGCCACAGGGGACTGTGTCCGGCAGGTTCAGCTGCAGTGTTCCGTTCCTTTCGTGGAGTGCCCATGTCTTTCTCCGCCCCACCGTTATTCGCCGCCTGGCGCCAAGCCTGGCGCGCCGGTTATACCCTTGAGCGCCTGCGTGGCGATCTCGTGGCCGGGCTGACCGTCGGTATTATCGCCATCCCCTTGGCAATGGCCCTGGCCATTGCCGTTGGGGTTCCTCCGCAACATGGCTTGTACACGGTACTGGTGGCCGCGCCGCTGATCGCCCTTACCGGCGGCTCGCGCTTCAACGTCAGCGGGCCAACGGCAGCCTTCGTCGTGATCCTGTTGCCCATCACCCAACAATATGGCCTGGGCGGCCTGCTGTTGTGCACGATGCTCGCCGGCCTGATTCTGATCGCCCTGGGCCTGATGCGGGCCGGGCGACTGATCCAATACATTCCCTATCCAGTCATCCTTGGCTTTACCGCCGGCATTGGCGTGGTCATCGCCACCTTGCAGTTGAAGGATCTACTGGGCTTGACCACCGTCGGCCAGGCCCAGCACTACATCGAACAATTGGGTGCGTTGATCGTGGCATTGCCCAGTGCCCGACTGGGCGATGGCATCGTCGGCATCACCTGCCTCGCGGTGCTGGTGATCTGGCCGCGCTGGGTCCCGCGTGTCCCGGGTCATTTGGTCGCCCTGCTCATCGGCGCGCTCTTGGGTCTGGTGCTGGAGTTCAGTGGCTGGCCCATTGCGACGCTGGGCGAGCGCTTCAGCTATGTGGTCGACGGCATTAACTATCCCGGTATCCCGCCATTTCTGCCCACCTTCGACTGGCCGTGGAATCTGGCGGACGGCAATGGCCAGCCACTGCATCTTTCCTATGACCTGATCCGCCAACTGCTGGCCCCAGCCTTCGCCATCGCCATGCTCGGCGCCATCGAATCGCTGTTGTGCGCGGTGGTGGCCGACGGCATGACCGGCAGCAAGCACGACCCCAATGCCGAACTGATCGGCCAGGGCCTGGGAAATCTGGTGGCGCCGCTGTTCGGCGGCATCACGGCCACTGCGGCGATTGCCCGCAGCGCCACCAATGTGCGCAGCGGGGCGTTTTCACCGATGGCCGCCATCATTCATAGCCTCGTGGTGCTGCTCGCCATGCTGCTGTTGGCGCCATTGTTCAGCTACCTGCCCATGGCCGCGCTGGCGGCGCTGCTGGTGATCGTGGCCTGGAACATGAGCGAAGCCGGGCACGTGCTGCACACCTTGCGCATCGCCCCGCGCAGCGACGTGCTGGTGCTGCTGACCTGCCTGAGCCTGACCGTCTTGTTCGACATGGTCATGGCCGTCGCCGTTGGCCTGCTGCTGGCCGCCGGGCTGTTCATCAAGCGCATGAGTGAGCTGACAGACAGCGCCGAACTGCCGCGCCACTTCCATCAAGCCTTGCTGGACATGCCTGAACATGTACGTTGCTACGGGATTCGCGGGCCGCTGTTCTTCGGCGCGGCAGAAAAGGCCCTGGATGTGCTGCGCAAATTCGATCCGGGCGTTCGGGTGGTGGTGGTGGAAATGAGCGCCGTGCCGATGCTGGACATGACCGCGCTGGCTGCTTTTGAGAATATCCTGAAGGACTACCGCAAGCAGGGCATCGGCTTGATTCTGGTGGCAACCGCGCCACGGGTGCGCCTGAAACTGCGCCGCGCCGGCATTCATCGCGAGCAGCGGCAATTGGCGTATGTACAAACCCTGGAGCAGGCGCGGGTCAAGAGCGAGCAATGGCTCGCCTCCAAGCCGTGACGCAGCGCTCAATCGAACTGAGCGCGCATCCAGGCTTGATATTCGGCCGCGCCCGCCTCGCCTTCGCGGGGCGCCCAGTGGGCCAGTTCGCCTTCGCCCACGGGCCGGTAGGGACCGGCCTTGCATTCGAACATCAGGCTGTCGGCCTCCAGCACCACTAAACCGTGATACACACCGGCCGGCAGGTCGACACCAAGACAATCGCCGCCGGCCTGCAGGATGCGCTTGTCCACCACCACACCGGTTTCATCGAAGAGCAACACACCGAGCCGCCCCCTGAGCACCAGCAAGGTTTCAGCCTTGTCGGCACTCAGATGGCGATGAGGTGGGATGTACGTCGAGGGTTGCAAGCCAACCGCCATGCGATGGCAAGGTTCGTCCATCTGATGAAAATTATGATGCTGCCGCCCGCGAGGGTTGGCCGCGGCTTTCTCGGCCAACTCATCGAACAACGCTTGATCCAGAAAGCCCGGCCGTGTCATCGATTACATTCCCTTGACGGCGAAAATCCCATTGGCGTTGCGCCAGTAACCTTTGTAGTCCATGCCGTAGCCAAAGATGTAGCGATCGATGCACGGCAGGCCAACGAAGTCGGCCTTGAGGTCAGGACGGGCCTTGCGGTCGTGGTCCTTGTCGATCAGTACGGCGGTGTGCACGGCGCGGGCACCGGCGTGTTTGCAGAAGTCGATGATGGCGCCCAGGGTATGACCTTCGTCGAGGATATCGTCGATGATCAGCACATCGCGATCGATGAACGAGACTTCCGGCTTGGCTTTCCAGAACAGGTCACCGCCGCTGGTTTCGTTGCGATAACGGGTGGCGTGCAGGTAGGACGCTTCCAGTGGGAAGTCCAGATAGGTCAGCAGCTTGCCGGAGAAGATCAACCCGCCGTTCATGACGCAGAACACCACCGGGTTGGTATCGGCCAGTTGCTCGTTGATTTGGGCACCGACACGGGCGATGGCCGCTTCGACTTCAGCTTCGGTGTACAGGCAGTCAGCCTCTCGCATGATTTGACGGATATGCTCGAGATCAGCGGACATGGCGCTCTCCAGGGGAGGTTGGGGGGAGGGACGGGTTCGGAAAAACGGGCAAAGGTACGCATCCCGCCCGGCCAGATCAAGCGTTTGTGGACTAACGTTCTGTATTGTCTATAGGACAACACCCTCGGATAGATTAATCTAGGCCGGTTTTTTTGCCCGCCGCCGGAGCCTTTCCCATGCCCATCCTCGAGATCCGCCATCCGCTGATCAGACACAAACTCGGCCTGATGCGCCGCGCCGACATTAGCACGAAGAACTTCCGCGAACTCGCCCAGGAAGTCGGTGCACTGCTCACCTACGAAGCCACCAAGGACCTGCCGCTGGAGTCCTACGAGATCGACGGTTGGGCCGGTACGGTCCAGGTGGAAAAAATCGCCGGCAAGAAGATCACCGTGGTGCCGATCCTGCGCGCCGGCATCGGCATGCTCGAAGGCGTGCTGAGCCTGATCCCGGGCGCCAAGGTCAGCGCCGTGGGCGTGGCCCGCAACGAGCAGACCCTGCAGGCTCACACTTACCTGGAAAAACTGGTACCGGAAATCGA is a window from the Pseudomonas brassicacearum genome containing:
- the mqo gene encoding malate dehydrogenase (quinone) — encoded protein: MAHNEAVDVVLVGAGIMSATLAVLLKELDPAISLEVVELMDSGAAESSNPWNNAGTGHAGLCELNYTPQAADGSVDIKKAVHINTQFEVSKQFWTYLTQKGTFGSSKSFIAPVPHLSFVQGEKGVSFLKKRFELMSQHHAFADMEYTEDKAKMAEWMPLMMPGRPADEVIAATRIMKGTDVNFGALTNQLLKHLTSAPDTQVKYCKRVTGLKRNGSGWTVSIKDVNSGSSREVDAKFVFLGAGGAALPLLQASGIEESKGFGGFPVSGQWLRCDNPEVVKHHQAKVYSQAAVGSPPMSVPHLDTRVVDGKKSLLFGPYAGFTTKFLKHGSIMDLPLSVRAGNIGPMLAVARDNMDLTKYLISEVMQSMEQRLESLRRFYPEAKAEDWRLEVAGQRVQIIKKDPKKGGVLQFGTELVAAKDGTLAALLGASPGASVTVSIMLELIERCFPDKAKGEWAAKLAQIFPAREKVLETDAALYRKINAQNNIALELVEESSETQSYA
- a CDS encoding PA4642 family protein; its protein translation is MRKDKKQVIGDEIGDEQIKLFLNFEPIDATSPSLHKLIKAYRGLRVDDFERFLTFFVEAGYDLNGKDEQGNDFVAQVRDQRNAEEYIELIEKARG
- the dauA gene encoding C4-dicarboxylic acid transporter DauA, whose protein sequence is MSFSAPPLFAAWRQAWRAGYTLERLRGDLVAGLTVGIIAIPLAMALAIAVGVPPQHGLYTVLVAAPLIALTGGSRFNVSGPTAAFVVILLPITQQYGLGGLLLCTMLAGLILIALGLMRAGRLIQYIPYPVILGFTAGIGVVIATLQLKDLLGLTTVGQAQHYIEQLGALIVALPSARLGDGIVGITCLAVLVIWPRWVPRVPGHLVALLIGALLGLVLEFSGWPIATLGERFSYVVDGINYPGIPPFLPTFDWPWNLADGNGQPLHLSYDLIRQLLAPAFAIAMLGAIESLLCAVVADGMTGSKHDPNAELIGQGLGNLVAPLFGGITATAAIARSATNVRSGAFSPMAAIIHSLVVLLAMLLLAPLFSYLPMAALAALLVIVAWNMSEAGHVLHTLRIAPRSDVLVLLTCLSLTVLFDMVMAVAVGLLLAAGLFIKRMSELTDSAELPRHFHQALLDMPEHVRCYGIRGPLFFGAAEKALDVLRKFDPGVRVVVVEMSAVPMLDMTALAAFENILKDYRKQGIGLILVATAPRVRLKLRRAGIHREQRQLAYVQTLEQARVKSEQWLASKP
- the upp gene encoding uracil phosphoribosyltransferase; this translates as MPILEIRHPLIRHKLGLMRRADISTKNFRELAQEVGALLTYEATKDLPLESYEIDGWAGTVQVEKIAGKKITVVPILRAGIGMLEGVLSLIPGAKVSAVGVARNEQTLQAHTYLEKLVPEIDERLAMIIDPMLATGSSMVATIDLLKKAGCRDIRAMVLVAAPEGIKAVHDAHPDVTIYTASIDQKLNEHGYIIPGLGDAGDKIFGTKQKDA
- a CDS encoding WbuC family cupin fold metalloprotein encodes the protein MTRPGFLDQALFDELAEKAAANPRGRQHHNFHQMDEPCHRMAVGLQPSTYIPPHRHLSADKAETLLVLRGRLGVLLFDETGVVVDKRILQAGGDCLGVDLPAGVYHGLVVLEADSLMFECKAGPYRPVGEGELAHWAPREGEAGAAEYQAWMRAQFD
- a CDS encoding hypoxanthine-guanine phosphoribosyltransferase, translating into MSADLEHIRQIMREADCLYTEAEVEAAIARVGAQINEQLADTNPVVFCVMNGGLIFSGKLLTYLDFPLEASYLHATRYRNETSGGDLFWKAKPEVSFIDRDVLIIDDILDEGHTLGAIIDFCKHAGARAVHTAVLIDKDHDRKARPDLKADFVGLPCIDRYIFGYGMDYKGYWRNANGIFAVKGM